CGGCTGCTTGCCGTCAATGCCTCGTTCTTTACGAACGGTGAAATGCGTGATCGTGTGGCCACTAAACGGGATCAGCCCGGCAATGTTGTCGGCATTGACGTCGTGAGCCCTCAGCCAGCGCTTGTCGAGGCCAATCATGCTGGTGAGGTATCCTCCAGCAGAATGCCCGCTGACGAAGATGCGTTCGGCCGACCCACCGTACTCAGCGATGTTGCGGAAGGTCCATGCCACAGCGGCGGCCGCGTCGTCGATGCAGTCCGTCACTTTAACTTTGGGGCTTAATCGATAATTCACTGCAACGATGGCAACACCCTTTTCCTGCAACAGCTTTGGCACCGAACGTTTGCCGGCCGTCAAGCCACCGCCATGAAACCAGACGACAGTCGAAAAGTTCTTTGCGTCCGCCGGGTAGTATACGTCCAGCCGACAACGTTCGCGCATGTAGGGTGTGAGGTTATCACCGGCCCGATACGCAACGTTCTCCTCGACCTTGTACGCGGCCGACGCCGATGATGCTTCCTGACCAACCGCTGAAGGCAGGGCGACAGCAGTGGCGAGGATCAGCAATCGGATTTGTATCATTGGTCTTACTCCGTGAATCTGTGAAGACGTGGTTGCCAGCTCTGGTCGATCTTCGTCCTTACCACCACGTAATTTGACGTGCCTGCTTCTGCGGCTCGCTGAATCTGAGCATCAATTTCCGGCGGTGAAACATCCCAGCCCTGCAGCACGGCAATCAGCCGGCTGGCCGGAACCGGCCTGGCGTTATTGGCTACCGGAAATGTCTGAAACGACTTGAGTGCAAACGTAACCCATCCGGCTGGTTTGTCGTACACTGGCAGGTCGCGCTGGAAAGATTTGAAGGGAGCCAGCACAGCGATTTGTTCGGACTGCTCGGCCACCGACGTGAGTTGGCTGGTCCATGCCTTCCAACAGATGCCCTTGAAGCAGCCGACACCGGCGCAAAGTCCGTCGTCCGCGCCATCGTGTTTTTCACATTCGGTGGCCCAGACCGGGATGCAATGGCTGTCCGGTGCAATCTTTGAAACGGCTTGCACGAATCGCGCCGCCGCATCGTCGCCTGTCGGCCTGGCCGTTTTAATGGGACCGTAATCCGCCGTCCAGCGACACAGATGATGCCCGCAACCGCAGGCGGATGGGCCGCCCTGTAAGTCGTTTAGGAAGATGCCGGTGGCAGTCGGTTTGTCTTCCAGTAATCGGCGAACTCGCTGTAAGTGAGCAGCGAAGGCTTCTTCGTACAGAATAGGGACCCACGGATAATTCTTGACGACTTCTGAATTCTTATCCGGTTCGGGCGGATCGTCGAACAGTCGTCGCCATTCGGAATGCCCCTGCAGACTAGCCATCCATTCGGGATGTGCATTGGCCAAGTCCGGGCAGCGAGCGATTTCAATCCAATAGTAGAGTTGCAGCTCGGCCTTCAAAATGCGTTTCGCAGCAGCGACCTCGCGCTGGCGGTCATCGTCCGAGAGACCCGTTAAACGCAGCACCACGGCATTTGAATCATTGGTCTTCAAAGCGGCGAGTTCGGCGGTCGTGACGTCTGAGGGAAGGAGCATAACGGCGCGCAGTGGTTCCGCAGGTTTCGGATCATCCGCGCGAACGAAATCGCCATTGCAGATGGCAGCCAGAATCAGGACCAACAGCCCGTTATTTCGTCGGTGGTTCATAGACCAGGGTCTCCGGATTTTCGGCGGCCCACGCATACCAGCGACATTGAATGCTGTTGACCCATTGCAGCTCTTTGCCACGCAGCGGCCCATCGACTCCTCGACCGGCGAGCGTCCAGCGGGTGCCGGTTTCCCGGTCTTTGATCGGCGCGGTTTCGGGGGAAATCCTGTCGGCGTAAAAGGTGAGTGTTCGTCCGTCGAGCACTCGGCTGAAGGCCACCGCAGAATTCGTGGCGGCGTACCAAAATACGGCGACGTCCTTCTCACCGACAGTGTCGTTAAAGCAGGCTCGACTCTCCAAGCCATCAATTGTGAACGCCTTGCGTTCATCCGCGACTTCCACGCCCAACACATTCGATATGGCCGGCAGCCGGTCGTCGACCTGGCCCAACGTCTCTTGTGCCTCATCACTGATCTTCGTGGGCAAAGGCGTAACACGATATTTATCGCCGTCGAACAAGTTATACGCCGTCGATTCCGGGTGGAGCATCAGCCAATATTCCCATGTCGTCAGCATGCTGGGAACTCTGCGCAGTTGCTTTCCTTTTTGAGGTCCATCGAAGCACGTTCCGCTTAGAGCCGACCACAGCGAGCCGTCACTTCCCTTCACGATCATTGCGCCATTTTTCCAGCCATAGAAGCTGTAGCCGTAGTCCTTTTGGTAGGCCGCGACGTATCCGCCATCCGGATCGTAGAAGAACAGGCCATACGTATCGTTGATGACTCGCGGGCCGGATAGAAAGTGCCTTAACGGAATCGCGCCGCCGTTGTGAGCACCTCGAATCCATGCGATGACGCGGTCGTCGTCAAGAATGAGTTTCTTCAGGTGCTGCGACGAACAGTAAGAGCAGGGCGGTTCCGTCAGCGGTTGAAACAACTCAGGACGAATCACCATGCGAGCAGCCGGCGCGGCCTCCTGAGCAAAGCTCAGTGATGCGACGACCATGCAGATCGCGAGCGACAAGCCAGATTGGATTCGACGACTCGCGGGCATAGTGTCACCTGTTTACGGCTTCTTCTTTTTGGCGTGCAGTCTAAGGGGCTTAATGTGCGGGGTGTGAAGCTGCTGCAAAGTATCAGGCCAACCGCCTTTCAACACAAACGCGGCCATGCTGCGAGCAGCCAGTGGATACTTCTCACCACAAGCCAGTTCTTTACTCAACTTGCCATCCACAATATCCGTGTCGAACACCGGCACCCAGCGTTCTGACGGCTTGTGTTTGGGCAGTGAAAATTTTACTGCTTTCGGCTGATTGGTTAACAGAATCAGCAACGTGTCTCCCACAATCCGCTGGCCCTTTTCGTCGACTTCATCAATCGATTCCCCGTTCAGTCGGACGCCAATAGATTCGAACGAACCTGAACTCCACTGAGCATCAGTCAATTCTTCGCCGGATGCATCCAGCCACGCGATGTCTTTGACGCCGGCGCCACGGATGCGGCGTCCCTGAAAGAAATTGCGTCGCCTTAAAACGGCCTGCTGTTGCCAAAGCTGCACGATGTCCTGGCAGAACTTCAGGAACTGCTGCTGTTCTTTATCCAGATCCCAGTTCAGCCAGCTGATTTCGTTGTCCTGGCAGTAGGCGTTGTTATTTCCGCCCTGAGTGTGGCTTAACTCGTCGCCACCTCGAATCATGGGCACCCCCTGAGACATCAGCAGCGTCGCAAACAGATTCTTGCGCTGCTTAACCCGCAGCTTGTTGATCTTCGGATCTTTGGTCTCGCCTTCGAAGCCGCAGTTCCAGTTGTTGTTGTGGTTATCGCCGTCGCGATTGTCTTCCATGTTCGCGAGATTGCGTTTGTCGTGATACGTCACCAGGTCTTTCAGGCAGAACCCGTCGTGAGCCGTGATGAAGTTGATACTGGCATGCGGTCGACGTCCGTTGTGTTCGTAAAGGTCACTGCTGCCAGTTAAGCGTGTCGCGAATTCGTTGACGGCCCCTCCGTCGCCCGCCCAGAAACGGCGAATCGTGTCCCGATAACGACCATTCCATTCGGACCACAAATGAGGGAAGTTGCCAACCTGATAGCCGCCACTGCCAAGGTCCCATGGCTCGGCAATCAACTTCACCTGAGAGAGCACGGGATCCTGCAGGATGATGTCGAAGAATGCGCTCAGCTTGTCAACATCGTGAAGTTCGCGAGCCAAAGCGCTGCACAGGTCGAATCGGAAACCGTCGACGTGCATCTCCTGCACCCAATAGCGCAGGCTGTCCATAATCAACTGCAGAACTCGCGGCGACTGCATGTTCAACGTGTTGCCGCAACCGGTAAAATCCTGATAGTAACGCCCGTCGTTGGGCATCAGTCGGTAGTAGTACGCATTGTCGATACCTCGCAGTGACAGCGTCGGCCCCATGTGGTTGCCTTCGCCCGTGTGGTTGTAAACCACATCCATAATCACTTCGATATTATGCGCGTGCAGTGTCTTCACCATCGACTTGAATTCGTTGATGACGTCCTGCGGCTCTGAAGCGGCGGCGTAGCGGGATTCCGGCGCGAAAAAGGCCAACGTATTATAGCCCCAGAAGTTCACGAGGTTGTTGATGACCAAGTGGCGGTCGTCCACAAAATAATGCACCGGCATTAACTCAACGGCCGTCACACCCAGCTTCTGCAGATGCTCAATCGCGGCCGGTGAGGCCAGTCCGGAATAGGTTCCGCGCAGTTCTTCTGGCACGCCTGGGTGCAGTTTCGTGAACCCCTTGGCATGCGTTTCGTAAATCAACGTCTTGTGCCATGGCATTCGTGGGTGGCGATCACCTTCCCAGTCG
This DNA window, taken from Fuerstiella marisgermanici, encodes the following:
- a CDS encoding alpha/beta hydrolase, giving the protein MIQIRLLILATAVALPSAVGQEASSASAAYKVEENVAYRAGDNLTPYMRERCRLDVYYPADAKNFSTVVWFHGGGLTAGKRSVPKLLQEKGVAIVAVNYRLSPKVKVTDCIDDAAAAVAWTFRNIAEYGGSAERIFVSGHSAGGYLTSMIGLDKRWLRAHDVNADNIAGLIPFSGHTITHFTVRKERGIDGKQPIIDDMAPLFHVRKDCPPLLLITGDRELELLGRYEENAYMWRMMQVVGHPDTQLMELDGYNHGQMDDPAYPLLLRFVKKVNSTRK
- a CDS encoding DUF3179 domain-containing (seleno)protein, whose translation is MPASRRIQSGLSLAICMVVASLSFAQEAAPAARMVIRPELFQPLTEPPCSYCSSQHLKKLILDDDRVIAWIRGAHNGGAIPLRHFLSGPRVINDTYGLFFYDPDGGYVAAYQKDYGYSFYGWKNGAMIVKGSDGSLWSALSGTCFDGPQKGKQLRRVPSMLTTWEYWLMLHPESTAYNLFDGDKYRVTPLPTKISDEAQETLGQVDDRLPAISNVLGVEVADERKAFTIDGLESRACFNDTVGEKDVAVFWYAATNSAVAFSRVLDGRTLTFYADRISPETAPIKDRETGTRWTLAGRGVDGPLRGKELQWVNSIQCRWYAWAAENPETLVYEPPTK
- the glgX gene encoding glycogen debranching protein GlgX; protein product: MANVSSVKVAPSLAATIRQWPGKPYPLGATWDGSGVNFAVFSENATRVEVCLFDSPTDRTETHCLPLTEQTHLAWHGYFPDLKPGQLYGIRVHGPYNPHAGHRFNGNKILLDPYTRAVGRGISWSDTMFGFQIGKDDTVIDERDNAAFAPLGVVVDSEFDWEGDRHPRMPWHKTLIYETHAKGFTKLHPGVPEELRGTYSGLASPAAIEHLQKLGVTAVELMPVHYFVDDRHLVINNLVNFWGYNTLAFFAPESRYAAASEPQDVINEFKSMVKTLHAHNIEVIMDVVYNHTGEGNHMGPTLSLRGIDNAYYYRLMPNDGRYYQDFTGCGNTLNMQSPRVLQLIMDSLRYWVQEMHVDGFRFDLCSALARELHDVDKLSAFFDIILQDPVLSQVKLIAEPWDLGSGGYQVGNFPHLWSEWNGRYRDTIRRFWAGDGGAVNEFATRLTGSSDLYEHNGRRPHASINFITAHDGFCLKDLVTYHDKRNLANMEDNRDGDNHNNNWNCGFEGETKDPKINKLRVKQRKNLFATLLMSQGVPMIRGGDELSHTQGGNNNAYCQDNEISWLNWDLDKEQQQFLKFCQDIVQLWQQQAVLRRRNFFQGRRIRGAGVKDIAWLDASGEELTDAQWSSGSFESIGVRLNGESIDEVDEKGQRIVGDTLLILLTNQPKAVKFSLPKHKPSERWVPVFDTDIVDGKLSKELACGEKYPLAARSMAAFVLKGGWPDTLQQLHTPHIKPLRLHAKKKKP